The region CCTGTCCCCGACCCCGTCCCTTCCGAGTCCGTGTTAGACCTCACTTACTCAGTCAGACTCGGGTATCTGGGTCagataatatgtatacaactTGCGGGGATGAAGATCGTCAGGGCGTCGGAAGAATCGTGACACTGTGCCGCGTTGATCACCCGCTGTCCCGGTCAAACGGCACATATGCCAACGTTTGTGAAAAGTCCGAGTTATGGAGTTGAAACGATGTGAGGAAGTATAACTAGATCGCAACTTTCCCAAAGTCGAGGAAGGGAACAATCGGTAAAGTGATAAATGTGTAACGAGTAAACATGACCAGCGCTGGAAATTGCACCACCTACCGAATCGCACTACCTGTGAAAAGTTCCCCCTGTCTGGTAGGCATAAGCGTTATCAAGAAACGATCGCCCGCCACCTTTGCTCTCCCCACTGGTTAGGAGCGTGTAGCCTTGCAAACTGCATTCCTCGCATTTCTCGTATAACAGCCAATCGACAGTCAGTTTCGTTTAACTCGGGACTAAGCTCTCTTGCCGAAAGAAGCCGTGGATAATGAAAGCTTTAGAAGCATGGCGTGCTTGATTGTGCATTTCGCGTTCATGCCGTAGTGGTGCCACGTAAATCAAACGCTATTAAACAACGATGCCCAACCTTGAACTTCCCCTTCAGtggagagtgagagagacgaATATTTGACGAAAACAAGAAGCCGATAAGACACTCGTGCAAGGCACAAGATTTTGGTGAGGCTATATTTCAAGGGTCGACGTTTATTCAAAAAACGTGATTTTAAGTATCTCAGGTTGGCGAGTATGTTAGAGTTCATGGGGTCGATAAACTCATATCCAATTCacaacaaaaatattatgacGTAATCAGTACCGATTCCGTTCGATTTTTCTACTAATTCCGTTCATAATCCATAATATCACCCTGGCAATTAATTCACGTCACTTTGGTCAACCATCCATGCCAAGCTGTGCACTTACGAAAACTGCAAGCCACGGCGGTATCTCCGATAAAGGTTGCAGCCTGCAACCCTTAGTGTAAATTCCGAAAGCCTTGGGGGTATTCTCCCGTAGAAAAGACGGGGTTGTCGTGATCCTTTTGTTCCCAGACGAAGAAGGCAATTAACTCCCCAAACGGCAATtagtgaaattaataataagaatactAATGAAGCTAAATCAACGGTGATGGAAGCCTTCCTGTGAGGCATCCCATTGTGACGTTAATCATTGCGTCTTTGAGTCTTTAAATCGTATGTCAATTGGCGCAATTCGTCGTACAGCGCCTTGGTAGGCAATTTAGtcgattatttgaaatttatttaattttaagcAATTAGATATTCCGGACGCATGCGTGTATCGCATTTGTGTGTATCTTGACATTGCATCATTCTGTTATTCCGGTCGCATACAACGATTTAGACGCGAGTCGATCTTCTTGTCAAACTTTCCAACCGACTTAcgagaaaaatatacaatgaACATACTGGGCATATCTTATACTAACACACGCGCAATTAGTAGCCACAGTTACTGTTAAAACAAGCTgttgataattataatattgtaaactccaagtgaaaaatataaagtaCAGGGTACATCACGCGTACCGCATGCAACATTTCCGCTTACTTATTATATCGAACGTTTCGGCTATCCGGGTATTATCTACATCCATGATTCGAAGCTATACTTGACGATAGATAAACTTGACATCTAACTCCGCAATGCCTGGCTGATTCTCGTTGTCCGGCCACCAGGAATGAAGACGCGTACCTTATACCTGCATTAAATTGTGCAGCGGAATTGGTATGGCACGAGATGCAGCTACAGATAGAGTAGGGCGTTGTAAGCGAGGAGGAGAGAGGAGGGAGAGTGATGGAACGTGAGAGGAACGATCACTAAAGGGGAGAGAATGGCGAAGATTATCCACGCGAACGAGTGAGCCCACGCACATCTCAGATTATATTCTCATTAACTTGATCATCCTGGGAgagattaatttttgaaaaaaaaagttctggAAAAGGAACGAGTGAACGAAAATAAATGGCCGTGCTGTACCTTGATCATAGTGTGCCTTGAAACATGTCGTCGATTTCGACGTGTAGTGGAtgttgattaaagaaaacgcGATACTTTGCTATCAATAGTCAGATACCATGAACTTCTTACCTGAACGTTGATTACATACTTCGTCATCTTGACGTGTAACGTGATTTAAAGATTTGAGCATCAAAAACCAACTGTTTTGTGACTTAGTTGTCGATTTTCAACGGTCtaataaattacattttcgGAGATCTATTTACCCGACAAGACACATATACACTTAGTGAGTATAGTGTACAATTCATGTCAGATACGAACGATATTAATAACCTCCTTAAATGCACACATTGCTTGTTGACAGATCATACCCTCTTGAACCTTGGAACGTTATTTCCACGCAAACTAATcttttttgtcgtttttttttttagattattTATCAGTGTGCCAAAGAAAAATAGGGTTGGAATAACTCGGTACACCGATCCTTCAAATAATACGATACAGATACTTGATAAAAATCTtcgtatatatgaataaagaACATTCATGCAGTAACTCAGACAAGAAAAATCGTCACCTTTCTAGCCCTGAATCAAGTtaaagacaaaaataatgattaaccgctaaatttacaataattagtTTGCAATAAATCTCACTTGACGCATCGTATTTCAAGGTACACGAGGGTATTATAACTCTGTGCACatttcatttcctttttttcaaatttcgtcaCAAAAGAATCAAGCTATTTGAACAAATAAATGGAGATACGTTTTATTACGAAAAGATTGCTCTTCCAGATGATATCAATTTcgtatcaaaattttataaacgcCAAATTTTACAGTGCAAAATCGAAAAAGCGTCCCGAGGTATAACATTTTCCCCTATTTTCACGGGGTATCGTCGCATGGATCGTAATCGGTTTATCAGAAACCCGTACGCTAGGAAGCGACAACGAGTCAACGAGCCGCTGAGTCGTTGAATCGTTGAGTCTGAATCGGCATCTCGTTGAATCACCAGCAGCTCCGAAGCACTCGGCGTCTGACAAAGATTAACGATTGCTTTATTGGCCGCCTAAAACGTCGTTTGTTCCCGTCGAGGCAACTTTTCTCTGACCACTCTGTTTTCGGGATCCCTTTTCTACTCGTGCGCACAATTATCTCCGTAGTCACCGTCGTTCAACTACGGCAGGCAAGAAAGTTTTCGTTCCTGGGGTGGAATGGAAAAGTAACGGgaatattttaacatttttataaaaatctgaGCACCTTAGAGTCACGCCATTGACGTCGAACCAGTCGAAGAGACCAGCACGAAGGTTCGTTAAATCGAGTCTCGTAATGTCGACTAATTCGACATGATTCATTTAAATCGTTGAGCAGTGGCGAAAAACGAAATTCAAGAATTACGTCTCACAGATCTTCGAACCTTTCGGTAGACGCTGAATCTTTCCTTTGCCAAGTCTTGGCATGAAATCTGGCTTCGatacaataaataaagataaaataataattatcggcAGTTTCGATTTCTACGGGTTAGCAAACCCGTAGAGCCCGTGAAGTTCTTCGATCTGATCATTTCAGCAAATATATTTGCGCGAACGCCAGCGCCGCAAGAACCCTATGCCAGAAATAATGATATGCTGTACTAACGAGATACGACGATTTCGTGCTGTGGGAAGAATGCCGGTAAATTCCTCGCGAGTTTCATGTATAGTAAAATTATTCTTGGAAATAAAGAATCACGTGTTTGTATAATGCACGCATGCGCGGTTCCGTAACGCGACGTCATGTAATCGGGCCCAAAGCAGACACACCGGTGGCGATAGAACGTAGCCTGCCACCGTTATACGAAATATGAGAGAGAGGGAATCACGAAGACCAGAGACTGGAGAGAATCAGAGGCCCACGATGTAACTCGAGTCGGTATTCGAGCAACGAACGTTTCCACCTAGTCAAAGCCGTTTCCATCACTCGACTGGTTCCTGTCAAATTGGGGCACAATTGTCGCCTTGACTGTTCCTAATTTTCTCCGAACTTCAGTCTCACGCCACATCGATCGTACTCGATATTTATCATTCTACGAAAATTGGGCTGCAGCAAAGGAGTTTTTTAGCTTCAGGTTTCTCGCTCGACAActgctgaaattttcaatacacgTAGGTATGAAAAGTAGTGTCCcctaattttcgaaaacgctTGGCGCTTAAAAGGTCTTTCAAAAATCTGTCACTTTAGCCGATCAGGTAAGCGGTTGTCGCAGGCCGAGCGTACTTGGGATAGAAACAGCAGTAAGTGCATCAAGATTGCTCCATGTCTACTATTAATTTTCAGTACATACGTCATGCATGAATTTGCTGTCCCACCTGATTACGAAGTTCGGTGAGACCCGACCTGCACGGGTATTGTTAGGCCCTATCAGCCAGATTGAACAACTTGCGGGACCTTAACGAACCAGTTTCCACAAAGCGCACACCGTTGTATAGCCGTGCAAGCGTGCCACGCGCGTGTAGGCGTACCCGCATACCGAGCGCGTAATATGGATCGGCACCGGTCCTCGATTAATTAAGTCCtttaataaattgtaaaaataaggCGTCCGCGCCGCGGCAGCTCACACACACGACATACGGAGCGGAGGTGAGAGAGATGACGCTCTCCCGGGGTCCGTTTGGGCCCGCGAAATCTGTTCCCCGGCGTGCAAGCTGGGAGTTCGCGAACGCACACTCTTCGCTGGTTTTCGACTTACTTTTATTTTGTCTGTGCTGTACGGTGCTTGCCCGAGCTCGCGGCGCTGCTGCTGCTCTAAGGGCGAAAATGGTTCATGGCCGTTCCCCGCACAAGCCTCTCCGctacttctacttcttctccttctccttattccttcttcttcttcttcttcttcttcttcttcttcttcttcttcttcttcttcttctttctctttttctcacaGCCATGCACGCCGAGGTTCTGCAGCCACCGCGAATCCCGTGCCGTGATACGCCAGACCAGACCCTGCcggttttcttttattcgatTAACGACTATTTGCTCCAGGACGATCATGTTGTGAAACATtcgataacaataacaaccTCCGACGCTTCACGTGCACTTAGTATCGTGGACCTTTTTATAATCTCTTCGGACTTCGTTGATCATCGCGGATGAGCCTGGGAAAGTGCGGCGATTACGTCTCAAAGACAAAGGAAATGATAAAAGGATAATGCCACAGGAAACCCGATAGCCGAAGAGTACTTCAAATTTAATAACGCAATCTCACATGGCAGTTTCAACTGTTTGTGTAGTGTGGATTATACGAAATATTACCTTTCAGTAACTCGATACTGTAATAACAAGTAGATGGAATTTCTCTTTAACCAATAACTGCAAACCACGAGCCAACAAACCTTgaatcatatatttatatcagaTATTACAATAACGGTTGATACACTGGTTTTCGACTCAAAAAATAGCCAATCTATTCTACCTTTAAAAAAATCCGTCCAGCTGTGCTGAACCGTGAATCTCGTTCCGTGCAGACGCTTGATCTTTGGTTGTGCACGATCACTTGATCAGCTTGCATtacaaaaaatctgaaaatagtAGCCAATCAAAAAAGAGTGACAATATACGTGGCAAATACTCAAAGAATTTCCAACAATTATCAGAGCTACGCTGATGAACTAGTCATTTTTTTCGAGTCGCTATTTCGCGACTAGTGAAATAATCACTAGTCAGAAGATTTAACCCAATGccatatatataatcatatgATCTCAATAATCTTCATTCACATAATGGGATCGGCATCGAACTAGTGAATTTGCGGGTTAATCAGGTCCCGAATTTTCGTCGGATTGATCCAGGCGTGTCAAGGAGCCTGTGTTCCCGCTTGGCTTCACGGGCACATCTCGAGATGTCAAATGGAGGCTTGAACAATTCAAAGTGAAGTCCAGAGCGACGCTAACCCCGGGGCAGCAGCCGCGACCCTCCTGCCCTACCGTCGCGGGTCGGTCCTTCTTGTCCTTAGCGACATCCTTCGGCTTCGCTGCGGATCTTCCTTCCTCGCCTTCCTCCTGGCCGTGGTACCTCATCGCAATCCTTATTACATGCGTTACCTCCGGACTCGGGCTTCGTGACGATCGCCGGATTTCCGTCTTCTTGCGAATATTTATTCGCAGATTGTTCGAAACCTCTGAACAAGTGCAGTCCTTGCGTTGGTTCCCGTTGGCTTTTCGGGTCGACCTTCTTGACCTTCCTCTTGAATAACCGGGCCCTGTTTGGAGACAATACAGTGACAATCCAGATGATGGGATATATAGGAGAAAAGAATCACGGAGAAAGGAGAATTTACGGACCTTCAATTATCCTCCGGGTAGATTCCTCGAGATCCGTGAACTCTCTCGAACACTTTGATGAGGATCCTTTGTTTCGCTTTGATCTTTGAGTTTCCGTCTGACCTCTGACGGCGACAACCTTTCTCAGAAGCTCATCCATGATGTCGTCCTTGTCATAGCTATTGCCGTCGAGTGTTCTGGCCGACTCTTGAGATTGGCATCGAGAGATCGCCTGGGAGTCGATCAGGGGTATCGGAGAATCGGGAAGCTGtagcgaggtgatggtaagaAATGCCGGAGCGTCATCTTTCATACGGTCGAGCCACTGCGTCACGCTACGATAGCTATTGAAGTAAAAATCCTATATAATTATCGAGGGCAATAAAATCGTCGAGGTTCCCTGCCTGCAACAGATCGGTTTACCTAATTTACATGGCGACTTTTCGCCTGGTCAAGCACCGATCCGATACCGGTCGTAGacaaaaaattagaagcaaGGTTGACAAATTGCTCGAGATAAGTGTTTGACGGTTCAAGAGGGAAAGAAATGCGAGTGAAAATGGAACATCGATATAATATGTAAAGCTTATACCCCACGCGATATTCGTCGTCGAGGaccttatatttttttgtcttcttcaCCAAAGGCAAGAAATTGgagtgtatatttttatcgcacCTGcgaaacgttaaaaaattgcaTCGAAGTTGCTAGCCTTGTACAGCCACTGCTGTTATGGTCAGCTTCGAAATATTATAACAGGCTAGTCGGGACTGTGTGGAGGGGATCGGCAATCGAGATTAAGTACAAATACCAACTGGGGTAGCCATTATTGATGTCTGTTATACACAAGGCGTTACTTTGGTGAGCTGGAACTCAATTTTCCAAGCGGTCCGATTTTGCATTCGCAAACATCACAGCCACGAAGTTGTCAATGCGATTCGAAATTCAAGGCATCCTAGCTGTGATAAGACCGAAGGTACCTGTAACGTAGGCTAATGATCACCTCATATATTGTTACGTAGAAACTTTTACAGACAAAGGGCATCTGCATGATCTGGCCTGATCAGTTTACACGAGTTACGAAACCATTAAATTTTACTACACTTAATTATAGACTTGAAGCGACTCGTACGATTGCCGAGTCAGCGAAACAAGTTGCCAGCATATAAATCCACAGAGCGAAACCTGATATAATTCTTGAGATTCGTACTGCAtaatttattgacaaaaaaaaaatacagtttcttTTACACatagcaaaaataaattctggGCTCAACGAGGCTTGAACAGATCAAAGCCGTCGACAAGGATTATTATTTGCATCACAGTAATTAACTGCCTGTATATTCGACATCGGTATATTAACCAGAGAATGAaaagatatacatataataaagGGAAGTGAAAAAGAGTGTGGGAGAAGTGAGAATTCGGTTCGCCCGCTTGTTTAAAATTCACCGCGTGTTACCTTGACGTTTTCCGCGCTGGTCCAATCAGCGGCGGGGAAGGCCTGCGCCGCGGATAGCAGACGTGACGCGCTGGCGATGACCGAGACCGGTCTTTCGCGTCTCTTGGATCCTCAAGGGTCAGCCGTCGAATGTAGAGGCCCGGGACCTCCTCCGCAAGAAGTTGTCTCCCTCCGTACGAAGCCACAGTGATCACTGACCACCAACTCCTACGTGGTCTACCTTCGTTCCCTTTATTCCTACCGAGTTCACCACTAACATTACGCGAACTCCGCTAACAGTTGGTCGGATATCTGGCTTGCGGCGCTGTTATAGATCATTCATTCAGCTCAAGACTTCCTTGGCCCTCGCCATGCcctgtgaaataaaatacaggTTCAAAGGATTGAGCATTTTGAAACATTGTCTATCGAC is a window of Neodiprion pinetum isolate iyNeoPine1 chromosome 4, iyNeoPine1.2, whole genome shotgun sequence DNA encoding:
- the LOC124216516 gene encoding uncharacterized protein encodes the protein MHFRNLKSEHRDLWSIGISANHEGVLESMTLLKQDKRDPNCFRINITLREILQSLTRYRSVTQWLDRMKDDAPAFLTITSLQLPDSPIPLIDSQAISRCQSQESARTLDGNSYDKDDIMDELLRKVVAVRGQTETQRSKRNKGSSSKCSREFTDLEESTRRIIEGPGYSRGRSRRSTRKANGNQRKDCTCSEVSNNLRINIRKKTEIRRSSRSPSPEVTHVIRIAMRYHGQEEGEEGRSAAKPKDVAKDKKDRPATVGQEGRGCCPGVSVALDFTLNCSSLHLTSRDVPVKPSGNTGSLTRLDQSDENSGPD